In Solanum stenotomum isolate F172 unplaced genomic scaffold, ASM1918654v1 scaffold6733, whole genome shotgun sequence, a single genomic region encodes these proteins:
- the LOC125852921 gene encoding probable polygalacturonase At1g80170, whose translation MVKTNTKIIFILFLVFLLESLGSAHDGENKNILEEEILSDFDDIIYNEDEDEIFDVWRNGRGNKNLVNVDTCGAVGDGTSDDTKAFEDAWKEACSKRRSVFMVPSGRTYLVNATKFNGPCANGLIIQVDGTIVAPSDPENWDPKSPKAWLVFSNLTGVTFQGNGIIDGSGSKWWEASCKKNKSNACKSAPRALTIDLSSGIRVKGLTFQNSQQMHFVISRSNSVRVNGVKVSSPGDSPNTDGIHISESTNVVLQDCKIGTGDDCVSIVNASSNIKMKNIYCGPGHGISIGSLGKDDSIGVVNRVVLDTAFLKGTTNGLRIKTWQGGSGYVRTVRFQNVQMEDVSNPIIIDQFYCDSQKPCQNQTSAVEISEVLYRNVSGTTKSKKAMKFACSDTVPCSHITLDNVNLEARDGTAEVYCNSATGIIAGYVHPEAECLNSNDKKIEQKIEECNVHDEL comes from the exons ATGGTTAagacaaatacaaaaataatcttcattttgtttcttgtttttctatTGGAGTCTCTTGGAAGTGCACATGATGGTgagaataaaaatattcttgaagaagaaattttgtCAGATTTTGATGACATAATTTataatgaagatgaagatgaaataTTTGATGTATGGAGAAATGGTAGAGGCAATAAAAATCTTGTTAATGTAGATACTTGTGGTGCAGTTGGTGATGGAACTTCAGATGACACTAAG GCATTTGAAGATGCATGGAAAGAAGCTTGTTCAAAACGAAGATCAGTTTTTATGGTCCCTTCAGGACGCACTTATCTAGTAAATGCAACCAAGTTCAATGGACCTTGTGCTAACGGATTGATCATCCAG GTTGATGGAACCATAGTAGCACCAAGTGATCCAGAAAATTGGGATCCAAAGAGTCCAAAAGCTTGGCTTGTGTTTTCCAATTTGACAGGAGTTACATTTCAAGGAAATGGAATTATTGATGGATCAGGCAGCAAATGGTGGGAAGCATCATGCAAGAAGAACAAGTCCAAT GCTTGCAAATCAGCACCAAGA GCATTAACCATAGATTTAAGCTCAGGTATAAGGGTGAAAGGACTTACATTCCAGAATAGCCAACAGATGCATTTTGTAATTTCGCGATCAAATTCTGTACGCGTAAATGGTGTTAAGGTTTCTTCTCCTGGAGATAGTCCTAATACTGATGGAATTCATATAAGTGAATCAACAAATGTTGTACTCCAAGACTGCAAAATTGGGACAG gtgatgattgtgtaTCAATTGTAAATGCTAGTTCCAATATCAAGATGAAAAATATCTACTGTGGTCCTGGCCATGGAATCAG CATTGGGAGCCTTGGTAAGGACGATTCCATCGGTGTAGTGAACAGAGTAGTTCTGGATACAGCATTCCTCAAAGGTACCACAAATGGCCTCAGAATCAAAACATGGCAG GGAGGATCAGGTTATGTTCGAACAGTTCGATTCCAAAATGTACAAATGGAAGATGTTTCGAACCCAATCATTATAGATCAATTCTATTGCGACTCACAAAAGCCTTGTCAAAATCAg ACATCTGCAGTAGAGATAAGTGAAGTACTCTATCGTAACGTTAGTGGAACAACAAagagcaaaaaggcgatgaaattCGCGTGTAGTGACACTGTGCCTTGTAGCCATATTACTCTGGACAATGTTAACTTAGAGGCAAGAGATGGCACTGCTGAAGTATACTGTAACTCCGCCACGGGAATTATAGCTGGTTATGTTCATCCAGAAGCAGAGTGTCTTAACTCAAATGACAAGAAAATTGAGCAGAAAATTGAAGAATGTAATGTTCATGATGAACTATGA